The window GTTTTCTTTTAAACTCTGTATTCCGGTTTCATTTCTTTAATACCTAATTTGAGAGTGAAATGGGCGTATTTGCTGACTGAGGTCAAACCAAAGTGCACTCTGCGTCTTTGTCATAACAAAATATTGCATATGCATTGCCATTACCATCCGAATGTTCCCCTGGCACAGAAAAAGAACCACATTGGTTATGCCATGCAAGTTTGATTTGATAGTGTTGAGTGTAAATGATGATTCtattcctctgcttcctttacAGGGTCACACCCAGGTATGCTTTGTGTCCACTCTGCTGCAGATCACCATGTCTGATCAGCTGGATTTGCCTGTCAGGCAAGCAGGTGAGTATAAACTACAGTTGGAATGCTGATTTATATTTGGCCAAATCTTCGTGCATGGGGAATCATTACAGAATGTAATGTAGCTCCTCTTAGACTCTGTTGTGCGTATTGGCACAGCGATAGGCTGTCATTTTATCACAATTGCTCACTGGCCTTTGgtaattgttttaattgtttggCTAAGACCTGCCAAGAggcttgttttttaaaataagaatagaacgaaaaggatttatttttatttttaatgtgtacaatagtaaaaacaaaagtggaagaacatttattttcagtgttgctGGATCTGTTTGGTCAGACGCTAGTAATATTCTTCATGACTGCGAGTCAAGTGGGTTGCTTACATAATACATTCAAAAAGATAATTtagtgaggatgtgtgtgtcctgtttttgCAGGGGTTAAAATGTCCCGCTGAAGTGCAGCAGATCCGTTGAGATGGATAAATGTAGCTTTTTTTGTGCTTGGTGAACTACTGCAGTCTGAGAAAATAGTAAATTAATGAAGTATACGGCTgattttggggggaggggggtctttCAGTTcaataaatcacatttggaGCTGTAGGGAAAACTTTTGGGTTGGTTATCTAAAGTCACTGTGCTTTTGGAAAGTCCGACAGCTTTACTGTTGTAAACGATGGGACTGGGAGGCCACAGCTCGTCCCATTACAACCAGTCGTCCAGCATTATTCTCTGGACCGTGGCTCTGTTTGGGGAGCGTGCGTCTCGTCACACTCGGAGTTGAATAAATTGAGTGCTTGGGGTGATCCGagtgtcatttatttttcccaGTGATGGTGTGAATTtagatcagatcagattagaATATAGATCTTTTCCGTTCTATTGATGCGGGATGACTATTGTGAGCACTGTAGCGAAGTTTGtttcaatttaaactgaaatttaAGCTGCATGGGGGGGGGTTACGTAATGTAGTTGGAAAGTTTACACTTTTTCTACGCCTATTAACCTTTTCAGCGGAAGATGATGGTGAATAAACATCCTTTTGCTCGTGGAATTGATATGCTGGCTTTTTGCGCTGATgtccttttgtttcattttgctgGTTTTACCGGACTGAGGCTGATAGAGATGAGTTAATGCTCTGTCAGCATCAGTAGGCGGGATTATGATCGCCTCGCCAGTGCTGTAGACGTTTGTGTCAGCAGTCTGTCTGATTCACTCCTGCATCCTCTCCCACTGTGGGGCCCATCTTCATTTTCAAGTTTAGAGGGAACATTTCTCATGGATATGAATGTACGGCACATACCAGGACAACTTCTGTATTGAGTGTTATTAATATTTAGGAAGGTGTATGTTTAGTCTTTATCTGGCCAGTATCTCTTACATTTGCACAACTGTCTGGCTTTAAAGGCTCAGTCAGTAATTCACATTATATTGTTAAAGTAAGTCAAAATCGGGCCATATAGAATATAACATACAGTCAAATGAACACGTATTTATTTATAACTCACTTTTTATATTAACAATGTAAATTACAATTGGAGGATATGTCCCCcgcacaatttttttttaaaatgccccCTTTCATGAATGTTTAAATGCTGTGTTCTGGTCATGAATACCAACTTTTGCCTCCTGTCCAGGTGTGATTTATCTGAAGAACATGATAACTCAGCATTGGAGCGACGGTGATGGTTCAGGCACAGAGACGCCCGTCAATAACATTCCTGACGAGGACCGGCAGTTCATCCGAGACAGCATCGTGGAGGCCATCATCCACTCTCCCGAGCGCATCAGGTAACATGCCGCCAAGTGTTGGTTGAGTTTAAATGGGGTTTTTCCTGAATCTGCCAGTCTTTAACTGCTCTTTTGAACTCGTCAGGGTACAGTTGACCACCTGCATCCATCACATGATCAAGCATGACTACCCTGGCAAGTGGACCACCATCGTGGACAAGATTGGCTTCTATCTGCAGTCCGACAACAGAGCAGGATGGCTCGGCATCTTGCTCTGCCTTTACCAGCTCGTGAAAAACTATGAGTAAGTCAACCTCATATGATCGCTGCGTCCGCATTGTGTAGGAGATGACACGAGCTGTGTGTCAAACAGATATAAGAAACCAGAAGAACGTGCACCTCTGGTGGCTGCCATGCACATCTTCATGCCCATGCTGAAAGACCGCTTTATCCAGCTGCTCCCCGACCACTCCGTCGACTCTGTGCTCGTACAGAAACAGATCTTCAAAATCCTGTACGCCCTCTTCCAGGTAATGGTTGTACCCAGCTGGCTAATGTTGACCTGGTCGATGGACCCTCTGTAGTAATTTCATAACAATCAAACTGAGCTTTGTGACTGATCTGCCTCCCCAGTACAACCTCCCCCTGGAACTGATCAACAGACAGAACCTGACAGAATGGATGGAGATCCTGAAGACAGTAGTGGATAGAGACGTCCCTCCGGTAGATATCGCAGAGTACAGTTTCTTGACCTTCACATCCAATGTCCGTAAACTCTCTGACCGCGCAATCGTTGTCGTGGAACGTTGCAGGAAACGGCGCAAATAAAGGAAGATGAGCTACCAGAGCTGCCGTGGTGGAAGTGTAAGAAGTGGGCTCTTCACATCTTGGCTCGCCTGTTTGAAAGGTGGGCGATCATACCTCTTTAACTTTTTAAACCAGCTTTCTTGGGTGATGAATATAAATTGCTGCTTTATTAAACGACCTTGGCAGGTATGGAAGCCCCGGCAACACAACCAAAGAGTACACAGAGTTTGCTGAACTTTTCCTGAAGGAATTTGCAGTTTCTGCTCAGCAGGTAGGAAGTTCAGATGGTTTAACAGCAACGGCTGCCTTCACCTTAACTCCACTGTCAATAACGTGAGGATTTTTCCTACCAGGTTCTGTTGAAAGTTTTGTACCAGTACAAGGAGAAGCAGTATGTGGCTCCAAGAGTCCTCCAACAGACTCTGAACTATATCAATCAGGGTATCGCACATGCTCTGACATGGAGAAACCTCAAACCACATATCCAGGTATCGTTTCAATGTTATTTTAATAGTGTCCACCTTCTCAGGTCCATCCAAATGAGTGGTCATTAAAGGACTGCATGGAACCCCTTTaattatttcaatttatttCTTTAGGGCATCATTCAGGATGTGGTTTTCCCCCTCATGTGTTACACAGACAGTGATGATAGACTGTGGCAGGAGGATCCATACGAGTACATTCGCATGAAGTTTGGTAAGCAAAGAAGAGGGATGCTTTAACCGAAGAGGAATTTGCTGCTGATGACTAAACGTTTGTCTGTTGCTTCCTCCAGATGTGTTTGAGGACTTCATTTCTCCAACAACTGCAGCGCAGactctcctcttcacctcctgcaacaaaagaaaagaggcaagaTGAAATGTTTCCCGTTTATTTCCTTTAAAGCTTAATGACCTTTGTGTGGGTAAACAAGCATTCAAGTGCCTTAACAATTTCTTTTTAACCCGTCTATCTTCTTCGTGTGTTAAGGTGCTGCAAAAGACAATGGGGTTCTGCTACCAGATTCTCATTGATCCTGCATGTGACGCCAGGAAAAAAGATGGCGCCCTTCACATGATTGGCTCTCTGGCTGAAATCCTGCTGAAGGTAAACGCATAAAATTAAACTGTATTTCTCAACTTAACATCTCCTCCTGCCTTCTATTTGTTTGTGGctctttttaaaagaataaaaaaagctttttttctttttacttctgAACAGAAAAAAATTTACAAAGACCAGATGGAATTAATGCTGCAGGCTCACGTCTTCCCCCTCTTCACAAACGCACTTGGCTACATGAGAGCCAGGGTATGTGATTGCTAATTTTCAATCAAACCGGCCTGTTTCTGCTGGAGTGTAGCTCGTTTCCACCGTCGCCACCTTTGTCCGATTCCCTCTCACGCAGGCCTGTTGGGTGCTGCATTACTTCTGTGAGGTGAAGTTCAAAAGTGACCAGAACCTGCAGACGGCTCTCGACCTGACGCGTCTCTGCCTAATCAACGACAACGAGATGCCGGTTAAAGTTGAAGCCGCCATTGCCCTGCAGGTCCTCATCAGCAACCAGGAGAAAGGCAAGTTGCAAACACTGTTTTGTAGATTTCTTCTCATCTTCTACTAAATGTATGGTTTATTTAAccgtttatttcttttcttaGCCAAAGAATACATCACCCCCTTCATCCGATCAGTGATGCATGCACTCCTGCACATCGTCAGGGAGACGGAGAACGATGACCTCACCAATGTCATTCAGAAGATGATCTGTGAATACAGCGAGGAAGTCACACCAATCGCAGTGGAAATGACGCAACACCTGGTAAGCTCATAAGTGTGACACATGTTGTGTCATTACATGTGTGAGTCATTATTCCGATGCCTGTTGGGCCTCTGGCTGTATGAGCTGATGGCATAGGCTAAACACCGCCTGTGTATTAGGTCAAAATGCCACAGTGGTGGGGATGGAATGATACGAAAATCTCACCTTATCTTATCGTTACATTGCTAATTTTTGCATCACTACACAGAACAGCCTAAATTAGCAACAGGATTAGTTTCATTTGGCGTTTTAGACATCCCACTGTATAAATACATCAACATTTATAAAGTTGTTTCCTTTTCAACACTTTGGGGAAAATAATTGCGCTGCACAAAATGTGTGACTCCTGAAGCCTCCAGATGCAAACATGATGTTTCTTTGTTCATCCCTCCAGGCGATGACGTTCAACCAAGTGATTCAGACGGGGCCTGATGAGGAGGGCGGTGATGACAAGGCTGTGACTGCTATGGGCATCCTGAACACCATTGACACATTGCTGAGCGTGGTGGAAGACCACAAAGAGGTTGGGAGCCACATATGTGTATACGCACAAACATACAAGTGTACTTTCATGGCTGATAACTCAGCTGTTTCACTTATGCGGCTCTTGTCTGCAGGAGTATAGTCGCCAACACAGTTCCCAAGTGTTGCTGCTACCCACCAACACTTGGCAACACGCTCCGTTTCCCCCATATTTCAAATGACTCAGAAACTGAAGCGGATACTAGAAATGGTGCCAGAGCTCTTTGACACCGCATTTGTCTAAACTTAGGACTGTGGGTGCTCGCAGATAAAAAGCTTTTGTGTTGGACCTGGAATTCTTCTTCTAAACTAAGAAATCATTCAGATTACATAACGGCTCAGTAGCTTGGATCATCGCGCTCTGGTCAAAATAGGAACTATTTTTAGCCGCATCAGCAGAGAAAATGTACTGCGGAGGTGCCAGAGATGTTATGTCTCCCTCCCTGCTCAGAAAAACAACCGATGTGCAACTGAAACATTCTCTCATTCACATAAAACGGTTTCTTTCCAGTCataaaaagtgttttgttttatttttcagatcacgcagcagctggagggaaTCTGCCTGCAGGTCATTGGCACAGTGCTCCATCAACACGTACTTGGTACGTATTAGCGGCTCTTCTGGCACCTGCTGGCATATGTTGCACTGTTGGATGGCAAATTAATACATTTGATGCAAGTGATTTATATTTGTCTCAAgcttgtcctttttttaaaacctctaGAATTCTATGAAGAGATTCTGTCCTTGGCTCATAGCCTGACCTGCCAGCAGGTGTCGCATCAAATGTGGGAACTCCTTCCACTGGTGTATGAGGTCTTCCAGCAGGACGGCTTTGACTACTTCACAGGTGATGCTCAGCCAGTGTCTGTAGTATATCAGTGTTTCTAACCTAATGTAGACACATTGCCTCTTTTCTAACAATTCATTTGTGTTGTGCTTCAGATATGATGCCTCTTCTTCACAACTACGTCACAGTTGACACAGACGCCTTATTATCCCAAACCAAATACTTGGAGATCATTTATAGCATGTGCAAGAAGGTAAAGAAAATGGTGCCTTTAATGGTTTATTTTCAATGAGTGCTCTTATTGGGGGTTTACCTGACTTTCACCTCGCAGGTTTTGACAGGTGATCCAGGCGAGGACCCAGAGTGCCACGCAGCCAAGCTGTTGGAGGTCATCATTCTGCAGTGCAAAGGTCGTGGAATCGACCAGGTTGGTCCGAAAACTGTTACCTTTGAGCAGGATTTTAGGCTCAAAGATGCTAAAATTTGTGAAATCGTGCGAAGAAAAATTGAAGACACGCTCTTAATCATCTTCCTTCAATATTCCCCAAGTAACCACCCAATTACATAGAATTCCAGAGGGATTATAGAGTCGATAGAGGTACGGTTCATATGGATTCTGAACTTGAAAATGagcttgctgctgttgcaggtgGTGCCTCTGTTTGTGGCTACTGCACTGGAGCGTCTGACCAGGGAGGTGAAGACCAGTGAGCTGAGGACGATGTGCCTGCAGGTGGCAATCGCAGCACTTTATTACAGCCCACATATCCTCCTCACCACGCTGGAGAACCTCCGCTTTCCAAACACCGAATCCATCACAAACCAGTTCATCACCCGGTGGCTCAAAGACGTCGATTGCTTCCTCGGGTGAGAGTTTAATGCGTCACACATGCAGTGAAGGATTTCTTTTTGCTTGTTTCCGAGTCACTTAAATGAGCGGAACCCTACATTTGTGTCTCACGCAGCCTCCACGACAGGAAGATGTGCATCCTCGGGCTTTGTGCTCTGATCGACCTTGAGCACAGGCCTCAGATTGTCAACGAGCTAGCCGTTCAGCTTCTCCCCGCAGCCATCCTTCTGTTCAACGGCCTAAAGAGGGCGTACGCCTGCAGAGCAGAACACGAGAAcgacgaagatgatgatgacgaagaCAGGGAAGAGGACGATGACAACGGTAGGGAACGAGCTCTGTGCCTCCGCATGATGTAGATTCTAAACATGATGAGATGTAGCTTGTAAACGCTTATAACCGGGATGGCGAACTGTTGTTGTAGCTGAACTGGGCAGCGACGAGGACGACATTGACGAGGAGGGGCAGGAATACCTGGAGATGCTCGCCAAGCAGGCTGGGGAGGACGGAGACGACGAAGACTGGGAGGACGACGACGCCGAGGAGACGGCGCTCGAGGGATACACTACAAACATAGATGACGAAGACAACTTTGTGGACGAGTATCAGATCTTCAAAGCCATATTGCAGAGTAAGACGATCAGAAACGTGGTGCATCGCAGCGGCGCCGGCCGTGATTGTGCTGTCTGATGCGTCCTTTCCGCCGTGCAGATATTCAGAGCCGTGACCCGGCGTGGTACCAGGCACTAACACAGGCCCTCAATGAGGAACAGAAGAAACACCTTCAGGACATTGGAACACTTGCAGACCAGAGACGGGCAGCACACGGTCAGTACCAGATGAGACTGTGCTCTCATCCGAATATCCTGTGTTCCCTGAACGCATCATACACAACAACACCTGTTTTGATTGCAGAATCCAAGATGATTGAGAAACACGGCGGTTACAAGTTCACGGCGCCGGTGGTCCCATCTAGTTTCAACTTTGGAGGCAGCGCTCCTGGAATGAATTGAATCCATCTGTTCTACTTTTTATTACTCTGTGACTGATTGTAgtgaagtgaaaaaaaaaaaaaagcttgtgtTGTTCCCTTAAGTAGTGGTTTCGGAACTGGTTCTTCTCAGTCATTCTTCAATCTGTCTgattcggggggggggcgggaaaTAGCAGCAGAAGATGCGAGAAAGCAACCAGAATGCAACCAATGGCTGGGAACTTGAGTGTGACGCAAGAGAAGAAGCTCTGAACGTTGTTTTCTGGAGCCCAAGATGAAAGATAATACCAGGATGCCAactcttttgtttctttgttgtttctttttcccaAACTAACAGTTACAAATTGATAATggcattaaatatttcattatcACCGTGGCTAAACAGTCTCAAGATAGTCACACCTCTGGTAGTTGGGATATCTATTACTGCATAAACTATCATGTTTATGGATATATAAGCCAAGgttagctttttttcccctcttttttttttttttaatattgtttttgtttgtttgttttttcaagtAGCCTTGGCTCAACCAACCAGAGGTATTTGTAAGGTGTTAACAGTTGTATTCATATGTAGCATATTGGATACGTGATAGCACTGTCATGCCTGATCTCTGTAAGATAATGACGAGCACTTTCATATTGTTCAGGTCTCCTAGCCTTCTGTATCAGACTgcaaatttttttaaaattgaggactatttaaaatgaaatcggCTGCAACTTTGTTACTTTGCAAGCGACTCGGTTAGTGGCAGAGCAGGTCAGTGGGCAACTGAGAACTTTGAATTTCATGGAAAAGAGGATGCTCTTGGTGTTCAGAAATGCTGCAGGACGTGTTTTGGAGCACTGAAATCGTCAAGCTCTCAAGCTTTTGGTTGGTGTATGGATGAACCATCTATATatacaacattaaaaaagaaaagctaagggaaatgtttgtgtttctttactGCGACCCTTTCTGTTTTAGTTTTGATGCAGCTGTATGGAGATCACACCGCTCCTGATTCAGCTCGCCAACTTAAAATCAACTTCAAGGGAGACTTTAAATTAAAGTCGGTGCGTGTTGGATTACTTTTCTAATCTGTCGAGCTTTTCCAGCGTCCTGGTGTCACACACTCATGCTCAGCTATTCCACATGTGTTGTGATAATCTGATGTTTTTGACAAAACATGGGAAGAATTTGGGAGATCGGCCTCATGTAGGGAACAAACGGAATTCTCCGTCGGCCTCTTGGCCCATTTAATGCGGGTCCTCTTAATATCAGAACATCCACTTCTTGCTTGATTTCAAAGGAGTGTATTATTTTCCCCACTGATTGTCTTTAAAGCTGTCTAGTTCTGTACTTGCACCAATTCATGCATCCAAAATTCCTACTTTTTTTTTGGTAATGAGCAGGTCATATTTAATTGATGTCTGGTCCTGGATGTACCAATTCATCTTTAAGCATGCTCAGTTTGTACACTTTAAAATGGTGTTTACGTGATGAAACCATGTTATTGTACTGGTTGCGCATTTTTGAGAATGTCGGTTCTGACCTAAATGATTACTACCTCTGATTAGAAAATAACTTCAAggccttgtttttgttttggttattttgttttatttttaaccacttaattaaaaacaacttcATCTATTATACCGTTAATTTGACTTGCACACTTTAATGGTGCTGACAGATTTCTTTTACATGAGCACGGAGCTCGTTTTAGAGTGAAACTGGTTAataacagcagggggcgctgcaggcgCGGCGGGTATCGTGATCTTGGTTGGAACAAAgttaccaaaaaaaaaccaaaactatGGGGTGAAAGAGACAGTCAAACCTGCAGCTACAGACGAAATGTGGCTTCGAGAGGAGCTTCTCAAGTCCATATGGCACGCCTTCAGAGCCTTGGATCGGGATCAACGTGGAAAAGTCTCCAAGTCTCAACTCAAGGTGCGTTCAAAGACTTCGAATTTTTAAGATTTCAGGGTCAAGCGAACAACATGCACAACTAGCAGACACTAGCTTTACTaaataatacatatatatatatataagaaatAGCCATAAcataaaacagtgtttttaacCTGTAcatgtatatttatttaaaaatgaaaagcaaTTGACATCAATTTAACCTTCATTTGAGGTCAATAGTTACTCAGTTTTACAAAtaggtgattttatttttaaaacggCAATTTTTGACCATccaacaggaaaatattttattaatgctGCACAAATTAGGTCAATAtaatctgctttttttaaaaaaaaatcatctggTGTTACAATTAAACCCTTTTGGATGGAAATTTACTGCCTAGAAATCCAATGTTGTTCACTTGAAGAGTATCTTATGGTTCTTTTATGCTGTTTAGGTGCTGTCACATAGTCTTTGCACAGTGATGAAGATCCCTCACGACCCTGTTGCCCTTGAAGAGCATTTCAGAGATGATAACAAAGGACCTCTGTCCAACCAGGGCTACATGCCTTATCTGAAGCGCTTCATTCTGGACAAGGTGAGGGCAACAAATACTGAAACACAGAAAGTGCCCCTCTAATCATGATCCTTAATCAACAATGCAACATGTAACTTCTATTTCATTCGAACACATTTTGTCACCCGTTGCGTTGTGGAGTTGATGATTGAAGGACTGTTCTTTTCCTCTAAGTTAGTTTACAGCACCGACTCTCGTGTTCTCGCTCGTAAACAGGCCTGGTTTGTACTTGCTTTTCACTCCGAGGCTCTGACTTGAATAAAGATGAGACGTTCATTGCTCAggtcctgcaggacaaacaagCCACTGCTCCGCTTGTGTAATCGCGTTATTATGCAGTGGTTGGGACAGCCGacaaggttctgggtttgactcTGAGCTGTGCACCTTGACCAAAAACATGCAATCCAGGTTGATTTTAAGGTGGATattattggtgtgtgtgtgtgtgtgtgcgtgtcctgtCCATGCTGTactcctgcctctcacccagagGCCGCTGgggtcattttaaaacaattagAGATTAAGAGGCTAAGCTGTAAGGTTTCCTTCTCAGGTACAAGAGGACTTTGACATACTGGAGTTCAACAAGGTGTGTTGGACTCTGTGTTGCAAGAACATCTGCGTCAAGCATCTGCTCATCTCAGAGGACGATGCGTTCAAAGTCTGGTGCATTTTCAACTTCCTGTCAGAAGACGAATACCCTCTGGTCATCGTGGTcgaagaggtgaggaggagctcACAGACGTTCCTTTCGAGGCATGTCAAACATTGAGTGGAacgtccgtctgtctgtttcTTAGATCGAGTACTTTCTCCGAAAGCTGATGGAGGccagcggcggtggcggcggggaGGGCCAATGGAgcgaggagaagctgcagctgagtttGAAGAGCAACAGCTTGACGGTGTGGGAGCTGCTCCATCTGCTGGGGTCAGGCTACTTCAGCAAAGGCCTGAGCCATCACAGTCTGTCCATGGGCATCAGCGAGCTCTTCCAGGAGCTCATCCTGGATGTGCTGAAGCAGGTCGGGTGAGATCGGCCTTGAAACGGAGTTCACATTACACCGGGGGTTCCCCAGTGTTATAGTTCAGGGGTGATGATGCTGAAGTTGGAAAATGCTTCCTAGTTTAACACTTCATGGAAAATATCATCAGAACAGGTTTAATGTAACACAGAACATTTAACTGAAGCTCAGGAACTGTTAGACGAGTTTAAAATTCCCCTTTAGAGCAGCTACTTCCTGTCCCACCCATGACTGCCACCTGATCACTACTCCAGGGTGCTCCGTAGAGACACCCTGGGCCTTGATGAGTCAAGGTCAAATGTGGACTATTTATGTATAAATTAGAGTTGGTTCCCCAAAACTGGTTCTCATATGTTGCTCTGCCATCTTTCTACGGTAGCCCAGAACAGACAAAAGTGAGACTTTACTCATCGTTTGTAGGT is drawn from Takifugu flavidus isolate HTHZ2018 chromosome 2, ASM371156v2, whole genome shotgun sequence and contains these coding sequences:
- the ipo7 gene encoding importin-7; this encodes MDPDALVEALRGTMDPSLREAAERQLNEGHTQVCFVSTLLQITMSDQLDLPVRQAGVIYLKNMITQHWSDGDGSGTETPVNNIPDEDRQFIRDSIVEAIIHSPERIRVQLTTCIHHMIKHDYPGKWTTIVDKIGFYLQSDNRAGWLGILLCLYQLVKNYEYKKPEERAPLVAAMHIFMPMLKDRFIQLLPDHSVDSVLVQKQIFKILYALFQYNLPLELINRQNLTEWMEILKTVVDRDVPPETAQIKEDELPELPWWKCKKWALHILARLFERYGSPGNTTKEYTEFAELFLKEFAVSAQQVLLKVLYQYKEKQYVAPRVLQQTLNYINQGIAHALTWRNLKPHIQGIIQDVVFPLMCYTDSDDRLWQEDPYEYIRMKFDVFEDFISPTTAAQTLLFTSCNKRKEVLQKTMGFCYQILIDPACDARKKDGALHMIGSLAEILLKKKIYKDQMELMLQAHVFPLFTNALGYMRARACWVLHYFCEVKFKSDQNLQTALDLTRLCLINDNEMPVKVEAAIALQVLISNQEKAKEYITPFIRSVMHALLHIVRETENDDLTNVIQKMICEYSEEVTPIAVEMTQHLAMTFNQVIQTGPDEEGGDDKAVTAMGILNTIDTLLSVVEDHKEITQQLEGICLQVIGTVLHQHVLEFYEEILSLAHSLTCQQVSHQMWELLPLVYEVFQQDGFDYFTDMMPLLHNYVTVDTDALLSQTKYLEIIYSMCKKVLTGDPGEDPECHAAKLLEVIILQCKGRGIDQVVPLFVATALERLTREVKTSELRTMCLQVAIAALYYSPHILLTTLENLRFPNTESITNQFITRWLKDVDCFLGLHDRKMCILGLCALIDLEHRPQIVNELAVQLLPAAILLFNGLKRAYACRAEHENDEDDDDEDREEDDDNAELGSDEDDIDEEGQEYLEMLAKQAGEDGDDEDWEDDDAEETALEGYTTNIDDEDNFVDEYQIFKAILQNIQSRDPAWYQALTQALNEEQKKHLQDIGTLADQRRAAHESKMIEKHGGYKFTAPVVPSSFNFGGSAPGMN